One window of the Salvelinus fontinalis isolate EN_2023a unplaced genomic scaffold, ASM2944872v1 scaffold_0245, whole genome shotgun sequence genome contains the following:
- the LOC129844874 gene encoding uncharacterized protein LOC129844874 isoform X2, which produces MRSLSYSLVNEEEDCWTEKGALVKEEEEEEDVTVKQELEGEAVTVKQELEGEAVTVKQEEKDVSVKEEEDAFKEEEDFTVKEEEEAAFGVKEEEGEEEPGYLGPVSQTHLKASNGSKDELSHNMVLRDRSLINTKLPI; this is translated from the coding sequence ATGaggtcactaagctactctctTGTTAATGAAGAGGAggactgctggacggagaaaggagctctggtgaaagaggaggaggaagaggaggatgtcacagtaaaacaagaattAGAGGGCGAGGCTGTTACAGTTAAACAAGAattagagggtgaggctgttacagttaaacaagaagagaaagacgtttcagtgaaagaagaggaagacgcgttcaaagaggaagaggattttacagtaaaagaagaggaggaggcagcttttggggtgaaagaggaggagggggaggaggaacctGGATATCtaggcccggtttcccaaacgcatcttaagGCATCCAATGGTTCTAAGGATGAACTTAGCCATAATATGGTTTTGAGAGACCGTTCCCTGATTAAcacta
- the LOC129844880 gene encoding uncharacterized protein LOC129844880 isoform X1 codes for MSSINFSPPVKEEDKVCWTEKGGLWLNIVVKEEEEEEDVTVKQEVEGEAVTVKEDDVSLKEEEDAFRVKEEEDEKEEDVVFGVKEEGEITVTLEEEEEVGDLFNPSFLSSDKELSESQSTYEEIPMKSSGSQSWGLRGTLLFLSQHCTADSNDQLIIKLQVIPCNWRFLPNDCLQLPCRALQGWVTRVIWDCLLEEFRCVKATCVLRNFMRMDTRTRRGSADRRRVPEEESAALQDVSRMGSNHAAREAIRVQEIFTSYFFKEGYISCVGEPLLHLNWLHRGHSMIRDMF; via the exons atgagctccATAAACTTCTCCCCTCCTGTTAAAGAAGAGGAtaaggtctgctggacggagaaaggagGTCTgtggctgaacattgtcgtgaaagaggaggaggaagaagaggatgtcacagtaaaacaagaagtagagggtgaggctgttacagtgaaagaggacGACGTTTcattgaaagaagaggaggacgcgttcagagttaaagaggaggaagatgagaaagaggaggatgtagtttttggtgtgaaagaggagggggagataactgtcacattggaggaagaagaggaggttggagatctgtttaacccca gttttctgtcctcagataaagagctctctgaaagccagtctacatatgaagagatcccaatgaagagcagtggttctcagtcctggggactcagaggcacattgttgtttttgtctcagcactgcacagctgattcaaatgatcaactcatcatcaagcttcaagtg ataccttgtaactggagattccttccaaacgattgcctacagttaccgtgtagggcactgcaaggttgggtgaccagggtcaTCTGGGACTGTCTCCTGGAGGAGTTCaggtgtgtgaaggctacctgtgtcctgcgtaacttcatgaggatggacacgcggaccaggaggggatctgcagatCGCCGCCGTGTGccagaggaggagtctgctgctctgcaggatgtttcaaggatggggtccaaccacgcagcaagagaggcaatccgtgtgcaggagatcttcacctcctacttcttcaaaGAAG gttatatcagctgtgtcggtgaacccctcctgcatctgaactggctacatagagggcacagcatgatcagag atatgttttga
- the LOC129844878 gene encoding zinc finger protein 664-like, whose protein sequence is MSSLNYSLPAIEEEVCWTEKEALIKEEEEEKDVTIQKQVEGEAVTGKEEEKDVSVKEEEDVTVKEEAFRVKEEEGVTVKDEEDSVFEVKAEEGENTVSSEEEEEETGYLGPISQTQFKASSGSKDELSHKMVLRNRAVITTGEIRDYRGSSGEPQQQHDAEEAEKSLSTSEHLKKHQWRPTGMKSHRCFDCGKRFTSSGIKIHQRIHTGEKAYICGQCGKRFTSSVKLEIHQRHHTREKPYGCDQCGKSFATSRYLNRHHRTHTGEKPYSCGQCGKSFSSSGYVTVHNRTHTGEKSYNCDQCGKSFSTSTNRTIHQRTHTGEKPYSCGQCGKSFSQFGHLTVHQRIHTGEKPYSCGQCGKSFSSSGYLTIHHRTHTGDNPRCDQCGKSFSTSRNLTIHQRTHTGEKSYSCGQCGKSFSQSGDLTVHQRTHTGEKPLSCDQR, encoded by the exons atgagttcactaaattactctcttcctgctatagaagaggaggtctgctggacggagaaagaagctctaatcaaagaggaggaggaagagaaggatgttacaatacaaaaacaagtagagggtgaggctgttacagggaaagaagaagagaaagacgtttcagtgaaagaagaggaagacgttacagtgaaagaagaggcgttcagagtgaaagaggaggagggtgttacagttaaagatgaggaggattcagtttttgaagtgaaagcggaggagggggagaatacggtctcatcggaagaagaggaggaggaaactggatatctgggcccgatttcccaaacgcaatttaaggcatccagtggttctaaagatgaacttagccataagatggttttaagaaaccgggccgtgattaccactg gagagatacgggactatcgtggatcctctggggagcctcaacaacaacatgatgctgaagaggcagagaagagtctctccacatcagaacacctcaagaaacaccagtgGAGACCCACAGGGATGAAATCTCACCGCTGCTTTgattgtgggaagagattcacctcatcaggcattaaaattcatcagagaatccacacaggagagaaagcttatatctgtggtcaatgtgggaagagattcacctcatcagtAAAACTTGAAATACATCAAAGACATCACACAAGAGAGAAACCAtatggctgtgatcaatgtgggaagagttttgctacTTCTCGCTATCTAAATAgacaccatagaacacacacaggagagaaaccttatagctgtggtcaatgtgggaagagtttttcttcttCTGGCTATGTAACTGTACAcaatagaacacacacaggagagaaatcatataactgtgatcaatgtgggaagagtttttctacttCTACAAATcgaactatacaccagagaacacacacaggggagaaaccttatagctgtggtcaatgtgggaagagttttagtcaatttggccatctgacagtgcaccagagaatacacacaggagagaaaccttatagctgtggtcaatgtgggaagagtttttcttcttctggctatctaactatacaccatagaacacacacaggagataatccgcgctgtgatcaatgtgggaagagtttttctacttCTAGaaatctaactatacaccagagaacacacacaggagagaagtcttatagctgtggtcaatgtgggaagagttttagtcaatctggagatctgacagtgcaccagagaacacacacaggagagaaacctcttagctgtgaccagagataa
- the LOC129844880 gene encoding uncharacterized protein LOC129844880 isoform X2, with protein sequence MSSINFSPPVKEEDKVCWTEKGGLWLNIVVKEEEEEEDVTVKQEVEGEAVTVKEDDVSLKEEEDAFRVKEEEDEKEEDVVFGVKEEGEITVTLEEEEEVGDLFNPSFLSSDKELSESQSTYEEIPMKSSGSQSWGLRGTLLFLSQHCTADSNDQLIIKLQVIPCNWRFLPNDCLQLPCRALQGWVTRVIWDCLLEEFRCVKATCVLRNFMRMDTRTRRGSADRRRVPEEESAALQDVSRMGSNHAAREAIRVQEIFTSYFFKEA encoded by the exons atgagctccATAAACTTCTCCCCTCCTGTTAAAGAAGAGGAtaaggtctgctggacggagaaaggagGTCTgtggctgaacattgtcgtgaaagaggaggaggaagaagaggatgtcacagtaaaacaagaagtagagggtgaggctgttacagtgaaagaggacGACGTTTcattgaaagaagaggaggacgcgttcagagttaaagaggaggaagatgagaaagaggaggatgtagtttttggtgtgaaagaggagggggagataactgtcacattggaggaagaagaggaggttggagatctgtttaacccca gttttctgtcctcagataaagagctctctgaaagccagtctacatatgaagagatcccaatgaagagcagtggttctcagtcctggggactcagaggcacattgttgtttttgtctcagcactgcacagctgattcaaatgatcaactcatcatcaagcttcaagtg ataccttgtaactggagattccttccaaacgattgcctacagttaccgtgtagggcactgcaaggttgggtgaccagggtcaTCTGGGACTGTCTCCTGGAGGAGTTCaggtgtgtgaaggctacctgtgtcctgcgtaacttcatgaggatggacacgcggaccaggaggggatctgcagatCGCCGCCGTGTGccagaggaggagtctgctgctctgcaggatgtttcaaggatggggtccaaccacgcagcaagagaggcaatccgtgtgcaggagatcttcacctcctacttcttcaaaGAAG cataa